Below is a genomic region from Isosphaeraceae bacterium EP7.
CCGCTTGAATGTTTGGACTTTGTTTAATAATTCGACTTGTTGAATCGTTGTGTTTCAAGTGGTTTTGCTCATTGCTGAAGTCCTTGCCTCGACAGGCGTTGTGGCACCGTTGGTTGGGGGGAATGCGTGAGCCCCACTAAGTACGATCCTGAAAAATGAGCCGATTTCTGCCCCTTTTCAGGAATCGATGGAAGACATCCCGCTGCTTGGACACGTCGGGCGGTTTCAGTGCTATTTCACCGTATCGGGCGAGATCTTGATCTCGGCAGGGCTGCGCGCATTCACCGGGTCGGCCGCGTTTTTGGGTGATCGTGGCGTGAGCGATGGCGGCGATTCGACATCATCGGGGGGCGGCCGACCGTCGGTTTCGCCGTCGATCGGAAGAGTCGACGCATCGTGAGGGACGTCGAGGTGGTGATGGTCGGAGATCGATCGCCTTTTTGGCTCGCAGGCTCGATGATGTGAGCGTGGATAGGCGAGTGGTCGCGTGGGCGGGCATTTCGCGACGGGACGGTCATGAAACTTGTATCGGGCGCCCAGACATGCAGTAATGGCCGAGCTTCCGAGGTCTTCGATAAGTCGGAATCAATTCGGGGCCCGGAGCGTCGCACGACGGCGGAGGGGCCTGATCATGGGGGTCTGATTCGCATGAAATACCTCTCGAGGCTGGCCCTTTATGTCAACGCGGTGGGCCTTCGGGCCGCCTTCCGCTTTCGTGTCGCGAAAGTCCAAGAGTACCTGGCCGCGAAGAAATGGATCGCGACGAGCCGAGAGCCGGTCCGGATTCAGATCAAGGGATACGCCCACCCAATCTGGATGCGAGTCGGCACGTCCGACCTCCACGTCTTCTATCAGCTCTTCGTGATGAAAGAGTACGACTTCGACATGGGCATCGACCGCGATCAGGTGCGTCTGATCGTCGATTGTGGCGCCAACGTCGGATATACGTCCGTCTTCATGCTCAATAAATTCCCCAATGCGCGAGTGATCGCCATCGAGCCGGACCCGGACAATCTGGAGGTCTGCCGCAAGAACCTCGCCCCCTATGGCTCGCGTGTGGAGGTGATCCGCGCGGGGGTCTGGTCGCACGAGACCAACCTGAAGCTGGTCCGCCCCGAGGGGCGTGATTTCGAGTGGGGAATCCAGGTGAAGGAGGCCGCCCCGGGCGAGCCTGCGGATCTGTTCGCGACGAGCATCCCGGCGATCCTGGAGCGCTCCGGAGCCTCGACGATCGACCTGCTCAAGGTCGACATCGAGGGGTCCGAGGAGGTCGTCTTCGCGAAGGACTGGGGCTGGCTCGACCACGTGAAGACGATCGCGATCGAGCTTCACGGTCAGAAGCGGGCGGACGTCTTCTTCCGCGCCATGGGCGATTACCACTACGACAAGTCGATCTCAGGCGAGCTCACCGTCTGCACCGGCATCGCCCCGATCGCGGCACACGCGGCTGCGCTGGCCCAGCCTTCAGTCGGCTGAGGACGCCCGCCGGGCTTCGACCTCGACCCCGGGGAGAGTCGGAGGCCCCGGCCCGAATCGACCACGGGGGCGATTGGGGGTCGGTTTCGAGGCCCGAGTCCACTATCATGGCAGCCGGGAGCGGTCCGCGTCGGGGCCCGGACGAGGTCGTCCGGGGGCGGGCGTGGCTGCCCTGAGTCGATCGGCCGGTTTTGCTGGGACGGGTGATTTCAATGGAACGGTTGACGGTGGGTCTGCTCGGTCTGGGGACGGTCGGCTCGGGGGTGGCCAGGATCCTGACGCGTGAAGAGGGGGTGTTCGCCGGCCGGCGTGGACCGCGGATCGCGCTCAAGGTGGCTTCGGTTCGCGACCTGGGGAAGGCCCGTCCCGACTTCCCGAGCTCGTTGACGCTGACGGATGACCCCCGTCGGGTGGTCGACGACCCCGAGGTCGACGTGATCGTGGAGGCGATGGGGGGGACCGATCCGGCGCTCTCATTGGTGCTCCGGGCGCTGGCCAACGGCAAGGACGTGGTGACGGCCAACAAGGCGATGCTGGCCGACCACGGCCCCGAGGTCTTCGCGGCGGCCAGGGCGGCCGGGCGCGCGGTGGCGTTCGAGGCGAGCGTCGGAGGCGGTATTCCGATCATCCAGGCCCTCGGCGTCGGGCTGGCGGCCAACCGGATCACGGCGCTCGCGGCGATCGTCAACGGAACGTGTAACTTCATCCTCAGCAAGATGATCCGCGAAGGTCTGGCCTACGAAACGGCCCTGGCCGAAGCCCAGGTCCAGGGGTTTGCCGAGGCCGACCCGGCCATGGACGTCGACGGCACCGACACCGCACACAAGCTGGCCGTGCTGGCACAGATCGCGTTCGGGGCGGGCGTGACAACCGACCAGATCCTGCGCGAGGGGATCGACAAGCTACAGGCCGACGACATCCGGTACGCGGGCGAGCTGGGCTATACCGTCAAGCTGCTGGCCCATGGCAAGCTCTGGGAAAGCGGCCTGGAATTGCGGGTGGCGCCGACCCTGGTGAAGAAGGGGACCCCGCTGGCCGAGGTGAGCGGGCCCTATAACGCGATCCGAGTGATCGGCGATTCGGTGGGCGACACCCTCTTCTGCGGCCGAGGCGCGGGGATGATGCCGACGGCCTCGGCGATCGTGGGCGACCTGATCGACGTGGCGACCGGCCGCGCGGCCCTGACCTTCCGCGCCCTCGACCTCTGGCCCGCCGATGCCCCCGCGACCAAGCTCGTCGGCCCCGAGCAGATCCGGAGCAAGTACTACCTCCGCTTCAGCATCGCCGACCGCCCAGGCGTGATTGCCGCCCTGACCCGGGTTCTGGGCGACCACGGGATCAGCATCGCCAGCGTGATCCAGCACGACCCCGGCGAGGACGTCCCGCCCAGCGGAGCGGTCCCCCTGGTGGTGATGACCCACATGGCCGTTCGAGCGAGTGTCGAAGATGCCCTGGCGGAAATCGACCGGCTCGACGTGGTGCATTCCCCGAGCGTCTGCCTTGGTGTCGAGGATTGATTCGATCGGTTCCGTTCGCTAAAGGAAAATCCCGGGGTTCACCCCGAAGTATGCGC
It encodes:
- a CDS encoding homoserine dehydrogenase, which gives rise to MERLTVGLLGLGTVGSGVARILTREEGVFAGRRGPRIALKVASVRDLGKARPDFPSSLTLTDDPRRVVDDPEVDVIVEAMGGTDPALSLVLRALANGKDVVTANKAMLADHGPEVFAAARAAGRAVAFEASVGGGIPIIQALGVGLAANRITALAAIVNGTCNFILSKMIREGLAYETALAEAQVQGFAEADPAMDVDGTDTAHKLAVLAQIAFGAGVTTDQILREGIDKLQADDIRYAGELGYTVKLLAHGKLWESGLELRVAPTLVKKGTPLAEVSGPYNAIRVIGDSVGDTLFCGRGAGMMPTASAIVGDLIDVATGRAALTFRALDLWPADAPATKLVGPEQIRSKYYLRFSIADRPGVIAALTRVLGDHGISIASVIQHDPGEDVPPSGAVPLVVMTHMAVRASVEDALAEIDRLDVVHSPSVCLGVED
- a CDS encoding FkbM family methyltransferase gives rise to the protein MKYLSRLALYVNAVGLRAAFRFRVAKVQEYLAAKKWIATSREPVRIQIKGYAHPIWMRVGTSDLHVFYQLFVMKEYDFDMGIDRDQVRLIVDCGANVGYTSVFMLNKFPNARVIAIEPDPDNLEVCRKNLAPYGSRVEVIRAGVWSHETNLKLVRPEGRDFEWGIQVKEAAPGEPADLFATSIPAILERSGASTIDLLKVDIEGSEEVVFAKDWGWLDHVKTIAIELHGQKRADVFFRAMGDYHYDKSISGELTVCTGIAPIAAHAAALAQPSVG